One stretch of Halobacillus litoralis DNA includes these proteins:
- a CDS encoding polysaccharide pyruvyl transferase family protein codes for MKCLLFFHGGSRNRGCEAIVRTTKDIIKDTIHDASVYLVSKEPETDKVIEGLDAIYDGSNRLINKYSYKWFISSFKVKLMNDESYAYQKIHGNIIKHIKDVDVCLSIGGDNYCYGEQPGIYEVDKVIKSEGKKLVLWGCSIGEEDLSEEKLQDLERFDLILARESITYDLLRKQGLENVEMCADPAFTLEKKKLPLPEGWKIGDTIGLNFSPLVLGRNKDSMSSIHELVSHILRTTDSSIALTPHVIANGNNDYEVLKEIYNTFQDTGRVLLLPDNLNATEYKGYISRMRFFIGARTHATIAAYSSKVPTMVLGYSVKSKGISKDIFGNQDFIMDIQDLSNSAKLKSTFDHLVEQEYWITSTLNQRIPEVKKMSYQAAEHLKNMFALV; via the coding sequence ATGAAATGTTTACTTTTTTTTCATGGAGGAAGTCGTAATCGCGGTTGTGAAGCAATCGTCAGAACGACAAAAGACATCATTAAAGATACGATTCATGATGCATCGGTTTATCTTGTATCGAAAGAACCTGAGACAGACAAGGTAATTGAGGGATTGGATGCTATATATGATGGATCCAATCGTTTGATAAATAAATATTCTTATAAATGGTTTATTTCTTCTTTTAAAGTGAAGTTAATGAATGATGAATCCTATGCCTATCAAAAAATTCATGGCAATATTATTAAGCATATCAAAGATGTCGATGTCTGCTTATCCATCGGGGGAGATAATTATTGCTATGGTGAACAACCGGGAATTTATGAAGTGGATAAAGTTATTAAATCTGAAGGAAAGAAACTCGTTCTTTGGGGATGTTCCATTGGTGAAGAAGACTTATCAGAAGAAAAACTGCAAGATTTAGAGAGATTCGATTTGATCCTGGCAAGGGAATCTATCACTTATGATCTTTTGAGGAAGCAAGGGTTGGAGAACGTAGAAATGTGCGCAGATCCTGCTTTTACTTTAGAGAAGAAAAAGTTGCCTTTACCTGAAGGTTGGAAAATTGGTGATACGATTGGATTGAATTTTAGTCCTTTGGTGTTAGGGAGGAATAAGGATTCTATGAGTTCAATTCATGAACTCGTTTCTCATATTTTAAGAACTACAGATAGCTCCATTGCACTTACTCCCCATGTAATCGCGAATGGAAACAATGACTATGAAGTATTAAAAGAGATTTATAATACATTTCAAGATACTGGAAGGGTTCTGCTGCTCCCCGACAACTTGAATGCTACGGAATATAAAGGGTATATCTCCAGAATGAGATTTTTTATTGGGGCTAGAACACATGCAACCATTGCTGCCTATTCCAGTAAAGTTCCCACAATGGTACTGGGTTACAGCGTGAAATCAAAGGGGATATCAAAAGACATCTTTGGAAATCAAGATTTCATTATGGATATACAAGATTTATCTAACTCAGCTAAATTAAAAAGCACATTCGATCATTTGGTAGAACAGGAGTATTGGATTACAAGTACACTTAACCAAAGAATTCCAGAAGTGAAAAAAATGTCATATCAAGCGGCAGAACATTTGAAAAATATGTTCGCTCTAGTTTAG
- a CDS encoding glycosyltransferase family 2 protein, whose protein sequence is MTVKVSVVIPVYNSENYIERCIQSLLNQQLNHCEFIFINDGSTDRSKQIIERYKKLDSRILLINQSNKGVSAARNAGLSLCRGDYIGFVDADDEVKGSMFEILYNKAAAGDIDLLISNFESGKNLSNPTKYVKYAFPESVPLSKNMIVSYLLEKEDCNSVCNKLYKRSLLKKYNIKFPSHLSHGEDGFFNLNVSLNSVAIEYINFSGYLYRDVPGSATRNMVHNDYFKKALSIYHHAVPEKCFHTISKSQVELLQSKKLIKNVISYTYLYYSFFKTDGFKQKNRYVYQMITHPEVRKALATSFPSYFKEVSKYEKALLIMIKIKSIIGIYVLMTYSLKKNNQM, encoded by the coding sequence ATGACTGTTAAGGTGAGTGTAGTAATTCCCGTTTATAATTCGGAAAATTATATTGAACGCTGTATCCAATCCCTGCTGAATCAACAACTTAATCATTGCGAATTTATCTTTATTAACGATGGGTCAACCGACAGAAGTAAACAAATAATAGAGAGATATAAGAAACTGGATTCGAGAATATTATTGATTAACCAAAGCAATAAGGGGGTAAGTGCAGCAAGAAACGCAGGCTTATCCTTATGTAGAGGTGATTATATTGGGTTTGTAGACGCTGATGACGAAGTTAAAGGTAGCATGTTTGAAATTCTATATAATAAAGCTGCGGCTGGAGACATTGATTTACTAATATCAAATTTTGAAAGTGGGAAAAATCTAAGCAATCCAACGAAATACGTGAAATATGCATTTCCTGAGTCCGTTCCGTTAAGTAAAAATATGATTGTTTCCTATTTATTGGAAAAAGAAGATTGCAACTCTGTGTGTAACAAATTATATAAACGTAGCCTCCTCAAAAAATACAATATCAAATTCCCAAGTCATCTTTCACACGGAGAAGATGGCTTTTTTAATTTGAATGTTTCCCTCAATTCTGTGGCTATTGAATATATAAACTTTTCTGGATACCTTTACAGAGATGTTCCAGGAAGTGCAACGAGAAACATGGTTCACAATGATTATTTCAAGAAAGCATTATCCATATATCACCATGCGGTCCCAGAGAAGTGTTTTCATACCATTAGTAAATCACAGGTAGAATTACTTCAATCGAAAAAGTTGATTAAAAACGTAATTTCCTATACTTATCTCTATTATTCTTTCTTTAAGACTGATGGATTTAAACAGAAAAATAGGTATGTATATCAAATGATTACCCATCCAGAGGTTAGAAAAGCATTAGCGACGAGCTTTCCTTCCTATTTTAAAGAAGTCAGTAAATATGAAAAAGCATTACTAATAATGATTAAAATTAAATCAATAATAGGGATTTACGTATTAATGACCTATAGCCTAAAGAAAAACAACCAAATGTAG
- a CDS encoding glycosyltransferase has protein sequence MKKSILISVYNMEIGGIERSLINLLESFDYNRFEVDLLVFEHTGEFMDLIPEQVRILPEIKSYSVFRRPIKDCVIEGHLITSFIRVVSKFQAFIKARRMKLIEGSGYIQMQLAIKNAVHFLPKLKAKYDVAISYAWPHEIVAERVPADLKIAWIHTDYSKLEIDHKLDLLQWAKFDHIISISEDVTRTFIDQYPSLEKRVHLMENISSPSFIMKRAEATINEWDSGNFSVLSVGRLSFVKGYDRAVKALKILHDRGYTTIKWYVVGYGGYRKELVNLIKKHNLEDHFVLLDKKINPYPYMKLCDLYVQPSRYEGKAVTVTEAMILQKPILLTNYPTATSQVRDGYNGIICGQNPEEIAYNIQLLFENDQLRMRLKNNIDPINLGNTNEVEKLYSIIEGKALNRHDLLTMKC, from the coding sequence ATGAAAAAGAGTATATTGATTTCTGTGTACAATATGGAGATAGGTGGAATTGAACGTAGTCTGATTAATTTATTGGAAAGTTTCGACTATAATCGCTTTGAAGTTGATTTATTGGTATTTGAACATACTGGGGAATTTATGGATCTAATTCCAGAACAGGTTCGTATATTGCCTGAAATCAAGAGTTATTCCGTCTTTCGTAGACCGATAAAGGACTGTGTGATAGAAGGTCATTTGATCACGTCATTCATTAGGGTGGTAAGTAAGTTTCAGGCTTTTATAAAGGCTAGAAGAATGAAGTTAATTGAGGGATCAGGATACATTCAAATGCAGCTTGCAATAAAGAATGCTGTTCATTTTCTGCCTAAACTAAAGGCGAAATATGATGTAGCTATTAGTTACGCTTGGCCGCATGAAATTGTGGCAGAAAGGGTTCCAGCTGATTTGAAAATTGCCTGGATCCATACAGATTACAGCAAGTTGGAAATTGACCATAAACTTGATTTATTACAGTGGGCTAAATTTGATCACATCATATCCATATCTGAAGATGTGACAAGAACTTTTATAGATCAATATCCCAGTTTAGAAAAAAGAGTTCACTTGATGGAGAATATTTCATCCCCATCCTTTATCATGAAAAGAGCTGAGGCCACCATAAATGAATGGGACTCAGGTAATTTTAGTGTTCTATCAGTAGGAAGATTATCATTCGTGAAAGGCTACGATCGAGCAGTGAAAGCCTTGAAAATACTTCACGACAGAGGTTACACAACAATTAAATGGTATGTTGTTGGCTATGGAGGATATCGGAAAGAACTGGTGAACCTTATAAAGAAACATAACCTAGAAGATCATTTTGTTTTGTTAGATAAAAAAATAAACCCTTATCCTTATATGAAACTTTGCGATTTATACGTTCAACCATCCAGATACGAAGGGAAAGCAGTAACGGTTACGGAAGCTATGATTTTGCAAAAACCTATCCTCCTTACTAATTATCCTACAGCCACCAGTCAAGTAAGAGATGGTTACAATGGAATCATTTGCGGTCAAAATCCTGAAGAAATTGCATATAACATACAACTTTTATTCGAAAATGACCAATTAAGAATGAGGTTAAAGAATAATATAGATCCTATTAATTTGGGAAATACCAATGAAGTTGAAAAGTTGTACTCAATTATAGAAGGTAAAGCTTTAAATCGACACGATTTATTGACGATGAAATGTTAA
- a CDS encoding acyltransferase, which produces MIKKLTSTLIKNSRSRGGYLTLLMNLSHAWGILRALFYKLLYLRNIQSTIFSLQSNSRLEVYNKKAKIQIGKFVFIRKNASLRVDQKGELSIGDKVFLNDNCNINCVNKITIGEKTKIASGVSINDHDHNFKTEGNHLLVGEVHIGKNVWIGSNVVILKDTFIGDHSVIAAGSVVKGHVPENTVFINKRENEYKNIHKSTGMRDAL; this is translated from the coding sequence ATGATAAAAAAATTAACCTCCACTCTAATTAAAAATTCAAGAAGTCGTGGTGGATATTTGACACTATTAATGAATTTGTCCCATGCTTGGGGAATCTTAAGGGCTCTATTTTATAAGCTCTTATATTTAAGAAATATACAATCTACGATATTCTCTCTTCAATCTAACAGCAGACTCGAGGTTTATAACAAAAAAGCTAAAATACAAATAGGGAAATTCGTTTTTATAAGGAAAAATGCAAGTTTACGTGTAGACCAAAAGGGTGAGTTATCTATAGGAGACAAAGTATTTCTCAATGATAATTGTAATATTAATTGTGTAAATAAAATAACCATTGGCGAAAAAACAAAAATAGCTTCCGGTGTTTCAATTAATGATCATGACCATAACTTTAAAACGGAAGGTAACCATCTTTTGGTTGGCGAAGTGCATATTGGAAAGAATGTCTGGATTGGTTCGAATGTTGTTATTTTAAAGGATACTTTCATTGGAGATCATTCAGTTATAGCGGCTGGGAGTGTTGTGAAAGGTCATGTTCCAGAAAATACGGTTTTTATAAATAAAAGAGAAAATGAATATAAAAATATTCATAAGTCAACAGGTATGCGTGACGCTTTATGA
- a CDS encoding glycosyltransferase family 32 protein: MKTTKKIPKVIHYCWFGGKEKPSIVKECIDSWHKSLSEYKIIEWNETNFDIHSNQYIKEAYEAKKFAFVSDYVRLYALFHVGGIYLDTDVKVFKAFDDLLLEEAFWGFEQEEYIATSTFGARKGYPFIKEFMELYHKRNFLKNNGDVDDFTNVAMVTKLLTNRGLVRNGKQQSIEGVGTVYPQEYFSPYDYINCRDLQSEGTYAMHLFYQSWLPKSTRVKKNIKKTLSRVIGGENVYRMRKLIQKK; the protein is encoded by the coding sequence ATGAAAACAACAAAAAAGATTCCTAAGGTGATCCATTATTGCTGGTTTGGTGGTAAAGAGAAACCTTCTATTGTGAAAGAGTGTATAGATAGTTGGCATAAGAGTCTTTCAGAATACAAAATCATAGAGTGGAATGAAACAAATTTCGATATCCATTCGAACCAGTATATTAAAGAGGCATATGAAGCCAAAAAATTCGCTTTTGTCAGTGATTATGTAAGGCTTTATGCTCTTTTCCATGTAGGTGGTATCTATTTAGACACGGATGTGAAGGTCTTTAAAGCATTTGATGACCTGTTATTGGAGGAAGCTTTCTGGGGATTCGAACAAGAAGAATATATTGCGACTAGTACATTTGGTGCAAGGAAGGGTTATCCATTTATAAAAGAATTCATGGAACTATACCATAAGCGGAATTTCCTGAAGAACAACGGGGATGTTGATGATTTCACGAACGTAGCAATGGTGACAAAGCTATTAACAAATAGAGGACTTGTTCGTAATGGAAAACAACAAAGTATTGAAGGAGTAGGAACTGTCTATCCTCAGGAGTATTTTTCACCTTATGACTATATCAATTGTAGAGATTTACAAAGTGAAGGTACCTACGCGATGCACTTGTTTTATCAAAGTTGGTTGCCTAAATCCACTCGAGTAAAGAAGAATATTAAGAAAACATTATCAAGAGTAATTGGTGGGGAAAACGTTTATAGGATGAGGAAATTAATCCAAAAGAAATAA
- a CDS encoding helix-turn-helix domain-containing protein → MIGENIQNLRKKRGMSLTVLAEYADISKSYLSNIERNLNKNPSVHMIGKIAGVLEVSPIELLGLEQENKIEPEWLDFIHELKRIGVDKERIKEYKLLIDFINWQHEVQRKSYQKIEVGDENNKKDS, encoded by the coding sequence ATGATCGGGGAAAACATACAGAATTTGAGAAAAAAAAGAGGGATGTCTTTAACGGTATTAGCAGAATACGCGGATATATCCAAGTCTTATTTAAGCAATATTGAGAGGAACTTAAACAAAAATCCATCTGTGCATATGATTGGTAAAATCGCTGGCGTATTAGAAGTCAGTCCTATAGAACTTCTTGGACTCGAACAAGAAAATAAGATTGAACCTGAATGGTTAGATTTTATTCATGAATTAAAAAGAATTGGAGTAGATAAAGAACGAATTAAAGAATATAAATTGTTAATTGATTTTATTAATTGGCAACACGAAGTCCAAAGGAAATCCTATCAAAAAATAGAGGTGGGCGATGAAAACAACAAAAAAGATTCCTAA